The Macaca thibetana thibetana isolate TM-01 chromosome 19, ASM2454274v1, whole genome shotgun sequence genome has a segment encoding these proteins:
- the CCDC159 gene encoding coiled-coil domain-containing protein 159 isoform X9 — translation MGEHEQVKPLETSSSKVKAKTIVMIPDSQKLLRCELESLKSQLQAQTKAFEFLNHSVTMLEKESCLQQIKIQQLEEVLSPTGRQGEKERHKRGMEQGQQELYGALAQGLQGLEKTLRDTEEVQRARTTRCLQLLAQEIRDSKKFLWEELELVREEVTFIYQKLQAQEDEISENLVNIQKMQKTQVKCRKILTKMKQQGHETTAWPETEETPQGASGCWKDDLQKELSDIWSAVHVLQNSIDGLTMCSGARPKASSLRGHKGHRCLSPPLASWDSDSDSDQDLSQPPFSKSCRSFPPA, via the exons ATGGGAGAGCATGAACAGGTG AAGCCCTTGGAGACCAGCTCCTCCAAAGTCAAAG CCAAGACCATTGTGATGATTCCCGACTCCCAGAAGCTCCTGCGATGTGAACTTGAGTCACTCAAGAGCCAGCTACAGGCCCAGACCAAG GCTTTCGAGTTCCTGAACCACTCAGTGACCATGTTGGAGAAGGAGAGCTGCTTGCAGCAAATCAAGATTCAGCAGCTTGAAG AGGTGCTGAGCCCCACAGGCCgccagggagagaaggagaggcacAAGAGGGGCATGGAGCAGGGCCAGCAGGAGCTGTATGGGGCCCTGGCCCAAGGCCTGCAGGGGCTGGAGAAGACCCTGCGTGACACTGAGGAGGTGCAGCGGGCCCGCACCACTCGCtgcctgcagctgctggcccaggaaATCCGGGACAG CAAGAAGTTCCTGTGGGAGGAACTGGAACTGGTGCGGGAGGAGGTGACCTTCATCTATCAGAAGCTCC AGGCGCAGGAGGATGAGATCTCAGAGAACCTGGTGAAcattcagaaaatgcagaaaacGCAGGTGAAATGCCGCAAA ATCCTGACCAAGATGAAGCAGCAGGGTCATGAGACAACTGCCTGGCCGGAGACTGAAGAGACACCGCAGGGAGCCAGTGGCTGCTGGAAGGATGACCTCCAGAAGGAACTGAGTGATATATG GTCTGCTGTGCACGTGCTGCAGAACTCCATAGACGGCCTCACCATGTGCTCGGGGGCCCGTCCCAAGGCCTCAAGCCTCAGGG GCCATAAGGGGCACCGGTGCCTGAGCCCTCCACTCGCCTCCTGGGACTCTGACTCCGACTCTGACCAGGACCTCTCCCAGCCACCTTTCAGCAAGAGCTGCCGCTCCTTCCCACCCG CTTGA
- the CCDC159 gene encoding coiled-coil domain-containing protein 159 isoform X3 — translation MNRCDPLLAGLPRDPDYSASCLYSPPSSSSVCLPANVKCDKYWGFSSDKALERTAHWSRTPEPETLGRPASGDTVKSADCRPGWGSGPPPHEATPSPNPDLQKECCNDQDVLKRHHNVAKKPLETSSSKVKAKTIVMIPDSQKLLRCELESLKSQLQAQTKAFEFLNHSVTMLEKESCLQQIKIQQLEEVLSPTGRQGEKERHKRGMEQGQQELYGALAQGLQGLEKTLRDTEEVQRARTTRCLQLLAQEIRDSKKFLWEELELVREEVTFIYQKLQAQEDEISENLVNIQKMQKTQVKCRKILTKMKQQGHETTAWPETEETPQGASGCWKDDLQKELSDIWSAVHVLQNSIDGLTMCSGARPKASSLRGHKGHRCLSPPLASWDSDSDSDQDLSQPPFSKSCRSFPPA, via the exons ATGAACAGGTG CGACCCTCTTTTGGCCGGCCTACCCCGGGACCCTGACTACTCTGCGTCCTGCCTCTACTCACCTCCCTCATCCTCCAGCGTGTGTTTGCCTGCTAACGTGAAGTGTGACAAGTACTGGG GCTTCTCCTCGGACAAGGCTCTGGAGCGTACAGCTCATTGGTCCAGAACCCCAGAGCCAGAGACCTTGGGACGTCCTGCTTCTGGGGACACAGTGAAGAGTGCAGACTGCAGGCCAGGGTGGGGCTCGGGGCCTCCGCCACATGAGGCTACCCCCTCCCCCAATCCAGACCTGCAGAAGGAGTGCTGTAATGACCAGGACGTTTTGAAGAGGCATCACAACGTAGCTAAG AAGCCCTTGGAGACCAGCTCCTCCAAAGTCAAAG CCAAGACCATTGTGATGATTCCCGACTCCCAGAAGCTCCTGCGATGTGAACTTGAGTCACTCAAGAGCCAGCTACAGGCCCAGACCAAG GCTTTCGAGTTCCTGAACCACTCAGTGACCATGTTGGAGAAGGAGAGCTGCTTGCAGCAAATCAAGATTCAGCAGCTTGAAG AGGTGCTGAGCCCCACAGGCCgccagggagagaaggagaggcacAAGAGGGGCATGGAGCAGGGCCAGCAGGAGCTGTATGGGGCCCTGGCCCAAGGCCTGCAGGGGCTGGAGAAGACCCTGCGTGACACTGAGGAGGTGCAGCGGGCCCGCACCACTCGCtgcctgcagctgctggcccaggaaATCCGGGACAG CAAGAAGTTCCTGTGGGAGGAACTGGAACTGGTGCGGGAGGAGGTGACCTTCATCTATCAGAAGCTCC AGGCGCAGGAGGATGAGATCTCAGAGAACCTGGTGAAcattcagaaaatgcagaaaacGCAGGTGAAATGCCGCAAA ATCCTGACCAAGATGAAGCAGCAGGGTCATGAGACAACTGCCTGGCCGGAGACTGAAGAGACACCGCAGGGAGCCAGTGGCTGCTGGAAGGATGACCTCCAGAAGGAACTGAGTGATATATG GTCTGCTGTGCACGTGCTGCAGAACTCCATAGACGGCCTCACCATGTGCTCGGGGGCCCGTCCCAAGGCCTCAAGCCTCAGGG GCCATAAGGGGCACCGGTGCCTGAGCCCTCCACTCGCCTCCTGGGACTCTGACTCCGACTCTGACCAGGACCTCTCCCAGCCACCTTTCAGCAAGAGCTGCCGCTCCTTCCCACCCG CTTGA
- the CCDC159 gene encoding coiled-coil domain-containing protein 159 isoform X8 yields the protein MGEHEQVKPLETSSSKVKAKTIVMIPDSQKLLRCELESLKSQLQAQTKAFEFLNHSVTMLEKESCLQQIKIQQLEEVLSPTGRQGEKERHKRGMEQGQQELYGALAQGLQGLEKTLRDTEEVQRARTTRCLQLLAQEIRDSKKFLWEELELVREEVTFIYQKLQAQEDEISENLVNIQKMQKTQVKCRKILTKMKQQGHETTAWPETEETPQGASGCWKDDLQKELSDIWSAVHVLQNSIDGLTMCSGARPKASSLRGHKGHRCLSPPLASWDSDSDSDQDLSQPPFSKSCRSFPPGADPPQSPPPPISLLTCP from the exons ATGGGAGAGCATGAACAGGTG AAGCCCTTGGAGACCAGCTCCTCCAAAGTCAAAG CCAAGACCATTGTGATGATTCCCGACTCCCAGAAGCTCCTGCGATGTGAACTTGAGTCACTCAAGAGCCAGCTACAGGCCCAGACCAAG GCTTTCGAGTTCCTGAACCACTCAGTGACCATGTTGGAGAAGGAGAGCTGCTTGCAGCAAATCAAGATTCAGCAGCTTGAAG AGGTGCTGAGCCCCACAGGCCgccagggagagaaggagaggcacAAGAGGGGCATGGAGCAGGGCCAGCAGGAGCTGTATGGGGCCCTGGCCCAAGGCCTGCAGGGGCTGGAGAAGACCCTGCGTGACACTGAGGAGGTGCAGCGGGCCCGCACCACTCGCtgcctgcagctgctggcccaggaaATCCGGGACAG CAAGAAGTTCCTGTGGGAGGAACTGGAACTGGTGCGGGAGGAGGTGACCTTCATCTATCAGAAGCTCC AGGCGCAGGAGGATGAGATCTCAGAGAACCTGGTGAAcattcagaaaatgcagaaaacGCAGGTGAAATGCCGCAAA ATCCTGACCAAGATGAAGCAGCAGGGTCATGAGACAACTGCCTGGCCGGAGACTGAAGAGACACCGCAGGGAGCCAGTGGCTGCTGGAAGGATGACCTCCAGAAGGAACTGAGTGATATATG GTCTGCTGTGCACGTGCTGCAGAACTCCATAGACGGCCTCACCATGTGCTCGGGGGCCCGTCCCAAGGCCTCAAGCCTCAGGG GCCATAAGGGGCACCGGTGCCTGAGCCCTCCACTCGCCTCCTGGGACTCTGACTCCGACTCTGACCAGGACCTCTCCCAGCCACCTTTCAGCAAGAGCTGCCGCTCCTTCCCACCCGGTGCAGATCCTCCCCAGTCCCCCCCTCCACCCATTTCCCTCCTCACCTGCCCTTGA
- the CCDC159 gene encoding coiled-coil domain-containing protein 159 isoform X1: MNRCDPLLAGLPRDPDYSASCLYSPPSSSSVCLPANVKCDKYWGFSSDKALERTAHWSRTPEPETLGRPASGDTVKSADCRPGWGSGPPPHEATPSPNPDLQKECCNDQDVLKRHHNVAKKPLETSSSKVKAKTIVMIPDSQKLLRCELESLKSQLQAQTKAFEFLNHSVTMLEKESCLQQIKIQQLEEVLSPTGRQGEKERHKRGMEQGQQELYGALAQGLQGLEKTLRDTEEVQRARTTRCLQLLAQEIRDSKKFLWEELELVREEVTFIYQKLQAQEDEISENLVNIQKMQKTQVKCRKILTKMKQQGHETTAWPETEETPQGASGCWKDDLQKELSDIWSAVHVLQNSIDGLTMCSGARPKASSLRGHKGHRCLSPPLASWDSDSDSDQDLSQPPFSKSCRSFPPGADPPQSPPPPISLLTCP, translated from the exons ATGAACAGGTG CGACCCTCTTTTGGCCGGCCTACCCCGGGACCCTGACTACTCTGCGTCCTGCCTCTACTCACCTCCCTCATCCTCCAGCGTGTGTTTGCCTGCTAACGTGAAGTGTGACAAGTACTGGG GCTTCTCCTCGGACAAGGCTCTGGAGCGTACAGCTCATTGGTCCAGAACCCCAGAGCCAGAGACCTTGGGACGTCCTGCTTCTGGGGACACAGTGAAGAGTGCAGACTGCAGGCCAGGGTGGGGCTCGGGGCCTCCGCCACATGAGGCTACCCCCTCCCCCAATCCAGACCTGCAGAAGGAGTGCTGTAATGACCAGGACGTTTTGAAGAGGCATCACAACGTAGCTAAG AAGCCCTTGGAGACCAGCTCCTCCAAAGTCAAAG CCAAGACCATTGTGATGATTCCCGACTCCCAGAAGCTCCTGCGATGTGAACTTGAGTCACTCAAGAGCCAGCTACAGGCCCAGACCAAG GCTTTCGAGTTCCTGAACCACTCAGTGACCATGTTGGAGAAGGAGAGCTGCTTGCAGCAAATCAAGATTCAGCAGCTTGAAG AGGTGCTGAGCCCCACAGGCCgccagggagagaaggagaggcacAAGAGGGGCATGGAGCAGGGCCAGCAGGAGCTGTATGGGGCCCTGGCCCAAGGCCTGCAGGGGCTGGAGAAGACCCTGCGTGACACTGAGGAGGTGCAGCGGGCCCGCACCACTCGCtgcctgcagctgctggcccaggaaATCCGGGACAG CAAGAAGTTCCTGTGGGAGGAACTGGAACTGGTGCGGGAGGAGGTGACCTTCATCTATCAGAAGCTCC AGGCGCAGGAGGATGAGATCTCAGAGAACCTGGTGAAcattcagaaaatgcagaaaacGCAGGTGAAATGCCGCAAA ATCCTGACCAAGATGAAGCAGCAGGGTCATGAGACAACTGCCTGGCCGGAGACTGAAGAGACACCGCAGGGAGCCAGTGGCTGCTGGAAGGATGACCTCCAGAAGGAACTGAGTGATATATG GTCTGCTGTGCACGTGCTGCAGAACTCCATAGACGGCCTCACCATGTGCTCGGGGGCCCGTCCCAAGGCCTCAAGCCTCAGGG GCCATAAGGGGCACCGGTGCCTGAGCCCTCCACTCGCCTCCTGGGACTCTGACTCCGACTCTGACCAGGACCTCTCCCAGCCACCTTTCAGCAAGAGCTGCCGCTCCTTCCCACCCGGTGCAGATCCTCCCCAGTCCCCCCCTCCACCCATTTCCCTCCTCACCTGCCCTTGA
- the CCDC159 gene encoding coiled-coil domain-containing protein 159 isoform X6: MNRWLLLGQGSGAYSSLVQNPRARDLGTSCFWGHSEECRLQARKPLETSSSKVKAKTIVMIPDSQKLLRCELESLKSQLQAQTKAFEFLNHSVTMLEKESCLQQIKIQQLEEVLSPTGRQGEKERHKRGMEQGQQELYGALAQGLQGLEKTLRDTEEVQRARTTRCLQLLAQEIRDSKKFLWEELELVREEVTFIYQKLQAQEDEISENLVNIQKMQKTQVKCRKILTKMKQQGHETTAWPETEETPQGASGCWKDDLQKELSDIWSAVHVLQNSIDGLTMCSGARPKASSLRGHKGHRCLSPPLASWDSDSDSDQDLSQPPFSKSCRSFPPGADPPQSPPPPISLLTCP; encoded by the exons ATGAACAGGTG GCTTCTCCTCGGACAAGGCTCTGGAGCGTACAGCTCATTGGTCCAGAACCCCAGAGCCAGAGACCTTGGGACGTCCTGCTTCTGGGGACACAGTGAAGAGTGCAGACTGCAGGCCAGG AAGCCCTTGGAGACCAGCTCCTCCAAAGTCAAAG CCAAGACCATTGTGATGATTCCCGACTCCCAGAAGCTCCTGCGATGTGAACTTGAGTCACTCAAGAGCCAGCTACAGGCCCAGACCAAG GCTTTCGAGTTCCTGAACCACTCAGTGACCATGTTGGAGAAGGAGAGCTGCTTGCAGCAAATCAAGATTCAGCAGCTTGAAG AGGTGCTGAGCCCCACAGGCCgccagggagagaaggagaggcacAAGAGGGGCATGGAGCAGGGCCAGCAGGAGCTGTATGGGGCCCTGGCCCAAGGCCTGCAGGGGCTGGAGAAGACCCTGCGTGACACTGAGGAGGTGCAGCGGGCCCGCACCACTCGCtgcctgcagctgctggcccaggaaATCCGGGACAG CAAGAAGTTCCTGTGGGAGGAACTGGAACTGGTGCGGGAGGAGGTGACCTTCATCTATCAGAAGCTCC AGGCGCAGGAGGATGAGATCTCAGAGAACCTGGTGAAcattcagaaaatgcagaaaacGCAGGTGAAATGCCGCAAA ATCCTGACCAAGATGAAGCAGCAGGGTCATGAGACAACTGCCTGGCCGGAGACTGAAGAGACACCGCAGGGAGCCAGTGGCTGCTGGAAGGATGACCTCCAGAAGGAACTGAGTGATATATG GTCTGCTGTGCACGTGCTGCAGAACTCCATAGACGGCCTCACCATGTGCTCGGGGGCCCGTCCCAAGGCCTCAAGCCTCAGGG GCCATAAGGGGCACCGGTGCCTGAGCCCTCCACTCGCCTCCTGGGACTCTGACTCCGACTCTGACCAGGACCTCTCCCAGCCACCTTTCAGCAAGAGCTGCCGCTCCTTCCCACCCGGTGCAGATCCTCCCCAGTCCCCCCCTCCACCCATTTCCCTCCTCACCTGCCCTTGA
- the CCDC159 gene encoding coiled-coil domain-containing protein 159 isoform X2 gives MCDPLLAGLPRDPDYSASCLYSPPSSSSVCLPANVKCDKYWGFSSDKALERTAHWSRTPEPETLGRPASGDTVKSADCRPGWGSGPPPHEATPSPNPDLQKECCNDQDVLKRHHNVAKKPLETSSSKVKAKTIVMIPDSQKLLRCELESLKSQLQAQTKAFEFLNHSVTMLEKESCLQQIKIQQLEEVLSPTGRQGEKERHKRGMEQGQQELYGALAQGLQGLEKTLRDTEEVQRARTTRCLQLLAQEIRDSKKFLWEELELVREEVTFIYQKLQAQEDEISENLVNIQKMQKTQVKCRKILTKMKQQGHETTAWPETEETPQGASGCWKDDLQKELSDIWSAVHVLQNSIDGLTMCSGARPKASSLRGHKGHRCLSPPLASWDSDSDSDQDLSQPPFSKSCRSFPPGADPPQSPPPPISLLTCP, from the exons ATGTG CGACCCTCTTTTGGCCGGCCTACCCCGGGACCCTGACTACTCTGCGTCCTGCCTCTACTCACCTCCCTCATCCTCCAGCGTGTGTTTGCCTGCTAACGTGAAGTGTGACAAGTACTGGG GCTTCTCCTCGGACAAGGCTCTGGAGCGTACAGCTCATTGGTCCAGAACCCCAGAGCCAGAGACCTTGGGACGTCCTGCTTCTGGGGACACAGTGAAGAGTGCAGACTGCAGGCCAGGGTGGGGCTCGGGGCCTCCGCCACATGAGGCTACCCCCTCCCCCAATCCAGACCTGCAGAAGGAGTGCTGTAATGACCAGGACGTTTTGAAGAGGCATCACAACGTAGCTAAG AAGCCCTTGGAGACCAGCTCCTCCAAAGTCAAAG CCAAGACCATTGTGATGATTCCCGACTCCCAGAAGCTCCTGCGATGTGAACTTGAGTCACTCAAGAGCCAGCTACAGGCCCAGACCAAG GCTTTCGAGTTCCTGAACCACTCAGTGACCATGTTGGAGAAGGAGAGCTGCTTGCAGCAAATCAAGATTCAGCAGCTTGAAG AGGTGCTGAGCCCCACAGGCCgccagggagagaaggagaggcacAAGAGGGGCATGGAGCAGGGCCAGCAGGAGCTGTATGGGGCCCTGGCCCAAGGCCTGCAGGGGCTGGAGAAGACCCTGCGTGACACTGAGGAGGTGCAGCGGGCCCGCACCACTCGCtgcctgcagctgctggcccaggaaATCCGGGACAG CAAGAAGTTCCTGTGGGAGGAACTGGAACTGGTGCGGGAGGAGGTGACCTTCATCTATCAGAAGCTCC AGGCGCAGGAGGATGAGATCTCAGAGAACCTGGTGAAcattcagaaaatgcagaaaacGCAGGTGAAATGCCGCAAA ATCCTGACCAAGATGAAGCAGCAGGGTCATGAGACAACTGCCTGGCCGGAGACTGAAGAGACACCGCAGGGAGCCAGTGGCTGCTGGAAGGATGACCTCCAGAAGGAACTGAGTGATATATG GTCTGCTGTGCACGTGCTGCAGAACTCCATAGACGGCCTCACCATGTGCTCGGGGGCCCGTCCCAAGGCCTCAAGCCTCAGGG GCCATAAGGGGCACCGGTGCCTGAGCCCTCCACTCGCCTCCTGGGACTCTGACTCCGACTCTGACCAGGACCTCTCCCAGCCACCTTTCAGCAAGAGCTGCCGCTCCTTCCCACCCGGTGCAGATCCTCCCCAGTCCCCCCCTCCACCCATTTCCCTCCTCACCTGCCCTTGA
- the CCDC159 gene encoding coiled-coil domain-containing protein 159 isoform X4, whose protein sequence is MGEHEQVVCGFSSDKALERTAHWSRTPEPETLGRPASGDTVKSADCRPGWGSGPPPHEATPSPNPDLQKECCNDQDVLKRHHNVAKKPLETSSSKVKAKTIVMIPDSQKLLRCELESLKSQLQAQTKAFEFLNHSVTMLEKESCLQQIKIQQLEEVLSPTGRQGEKERHKRGMEQGQQELYGALAQGLQGLEKTLRDTEEVQRARTTRCLQLLAQEIRDSKKFLWEELELVREEVTFIYQKLQAQEDEISENLVNIQKMQKTQVKCRKILTKMKQQGHETTAWPETEETPQGASGCWKDDLQKELSDIWSAVHVLQNSIDGLTMCSGARPKASSLRGHKGHRCLSPPLASWDSDSDSDQDLSQPPFSKSCRSFPPGADPPQSPPPPISLLTCP, encoded by the exons ATGGGAGAGCATGAACAGGTGGTATGTG GCTTCTCCTCGGACAAGGCTCTGGAGCGTACAGCTCATTGGTCCAGAACCCCAGAGCCAGAGACCTTGGGACGTCCTGCTTCTGGGGACACAGTGAAGAGTGCAGACTGCAGGCCAGGGTGGGGCTCGGGGCCTCCGCCACATGAGGCTACCCCCTCCCCCAATCCAGACCTGCAGAAGGAGTGCTGTAATGACCAGGACGTTTTGAAGAGGCATCACAACGTAGCTAAG AAGCCCTTGGAGACCAGCTCCTCCAAAGTCAAAG CCAAGACCATTGTGATGATTCCCGACTCCCAGAAGCTCCTGCGATGTGAACTTGAGTCACTCAAGAGCCAGCTACAGGCCCAGACCAAG GCTTTCGAGTTCCTGAACCACTCAGTGACCATGTTGGAGAAGGAGAGCTGCTTGCAGCAAATCAAGATTCAGCAGCTTGAAG AGGTGCTGAGCCCCACAGGCCgccagggagagaaggagaggcacAAGAGGGGCATGGAGCAGGGCCAGCAGGAGCTGTATGGGGCCCTGGCCCAAGGCCTGCAGGGGCTGGAGAAGACCCTGCGTGACACTGAGGAGGTGCAGCGGGCCCGCACCACTCGCtgcctgcagctgctggcccaggaaATCCGGGACAG CAAGAAGTTCCTGTGGGAGGAACTGGAACTGGTGCGGGAGGAGGTGACCTTCATCTATCAGAAGCTCC AGGCGCAGGAGGATGAGATCTCAGAGAACCTGGTGAAcattcagaaaatgcagaaaacGCAGGTGAAATGCCGCAAA ATCCTGACCAAGATGAAGCAGCAGGGTCATGAGACAACTGCCTGGCCGGAGACTGAAGAGACACCGCAGGGAGCCAGTGGCTGCTGGAAGGATGACCTCCAGAAGGAACTGAGTGATATATG GTCTGCTGTGCACGTGCTGCAGAACTCCATAGACGGCCTCACCATGTGCTCGGGGGCCCGTCCCAAGGCCTCAAGCCTCAGGG GCCATAAGGGGCACCGGTGCCTGAGCCCTCCACTCGCCTCCTGGGACTCTGACTCCGACTCTGACCAGGACCTCTCCCAGCCACCTTTCAGCAAGAGCTGCCGCTCCTTCCCACCCGGTGCAGATCCTCCCCAGTCCCCCCCTCCACCCATTTCCCTCCTCACCTGCCCTTGA
- the CCDC159 gene encoding coiled-coil domain-containing protein 159 isoform X7: MWLLLGQGSGAYSSLVQNPRARDLGTSCFWGHSEECRLQARKPLETSSSKVKAKTIVMIPDSQKLLRCELESLKSQLQAQTKAFEFLNHSVTMLEKESCLQQIKIQQLEEVLSPTGRQGEKERHKRGMEQGQQELYGALAQGLQGLEKTLRDTEEVQRARTTRCLQLLAQEIRDSKKFLWEELELVREEVTFIYQKLQAQEDEISENLVNIQKMQKTQVKCRKILTKMKQQGHETTAWPETEETPQGASGCWKDDLQKELSDIWSAVHVLQNSIDGLTMCSGARPKASSLRGHKGHRCLSPPLASWDSDSDSDQDLSQPPFSKSCRSFPPGADPPQSPPPPISLLTCP; this comes from the exons ATGTG GCTTCTCCTCGGACAAGGCTCTGGAGCGTACAGCTCATTGGTCCAGAACCCCAGAGCCAGAGACCTTGGGACGTCCTGCTTCTGGGGACACAGTGAAGAGTGCAGACTGCAGGCCAGG AAGCCCTTGGAGACCAGCTCCTCCAAAGTCAAAG CCAAGACCATTGTGATGATTCCCGACTCCCAGAAGCTCCTGCGATGTGAACTTGAGTCACTCAAGAGCCAGCTACAGGCCCAGACCAAG GCTTTCGAGTTCCTGAACCACTCAGTGACCATGTTGGAGAAGGAGAGCTGCTTGCAGCAAATCAAGATTCAGCAGCTTGAAG AGGTGCTGAGCCCCACAGGCCgccagggagagaaggagaggcacAAGAGGGGCATGGAGCAGGGCCAGCAGGAGCTGTATGGGGCCCTGGCCCAAGGCCTGCAGGGGCTGGAGAAGACCCTGCGTGACACTGAGGAGGTGCAGCGGGCCCGCACCACTCGCtgcctgcagctgctggcccaggaaATCCGGGACAG CAAGAAGTTCCTGTGGGAGGAACTGGAACTGGTGCGGGAGGAGGTGACCTTCATCTATCAGAAGCTCC AGGCGCAGGAGGATGAGATCTCAGAGAACCTGGTGAAcattcagaaaatgcagaaaacGCAGGTGAAATGCCGCAAA ATCCTGACCAAGATGAAGCAGCAGGGTCATGAGACAACTGCCTGGCCGGAGACTGAAGAGACACCGCAGGGAGCCAGTGGCTGCTGGAAGGATGACCTCCAGAAGGAACTGAGTGATATATG GTCTGCTGTGCACGTGCTGCAGAACTCCATAGACGGCCTCACCATGTGCTCGGGGGCCCGTCCCAAGGCCTCAAGCCTCAGGG GCCATAAGGGGCACCGGTGCCTGAGCCCTCCACTCGCCTCCTGGGACTCTGACTCCGACTCTGACCAGGACCTCTCCCAGCCACCTTTCAGCAAGAGCTGCCGCTCCTTCCCACCCGGTGCAGATCCTCCCCAGTCCCCCCCTCCACCCATTTCCCTCCTCACCTGCCCTTGA
- the CCDC159 gene encoding coiled-coil domain-containing protein 159 isoform X5, which translates to MNRCDPLLAGLPRDPDYSASCLYSPPSSSSVCLPANVKCDKYWGFSSDKALERTAHWSRTPEPETLGRPASGDTVKSADCRPGWGSGPPPHEATPSPNPDLQKECCNDQDVLKRHHNVAKKPLETSSSKVKAKTIVMIPDSQKLLRCELESLKSQLQAQTKAFEFLNHSVTMLEKESCLQQIKIQQLEEVLSPTGRQGEKERHKRGMEQGQQELYGALAQGLQGLEKTLRDTEEVQRARTTRCLQLLAQEIRDSKKFLWEELELVREEVTFIYQKLQAQEDEISENLVNIQKMQKTQVKCRKILTKMKQQGHETTAWPETEETPQGASGCWKDDLQKELSDIWTHPHHGPQP; encoded by the exons ATGAACAGGTG CGACCCTCTTTTGGCCGGCCTACCCCGGGACCCTGACTACTCTGCGTCCTGCCTCTACTCACCTCCCTCATCCTCCAGCGTGTGTTTGCCTGCTAACGTGAAGTGTGACAAGTACTGGG GCTTCTCCTCGGACAAGGCTCTGGAGCGTACAGCTCATTGGTCCAGAACCCCAGAGCCAGAGACCTTGGGACGTCCTGCTTCTGGGGACACAGTGAAGAGTGCAGACTGCAGGCCAGGGTGGGGCTCGGGGCCTCCGCCACATGAGGCTACCCCCTCCCCCAATCCAGACCTGCAGAAGGAGTGCTGTAATGACCAGGACGTTTTGAAGAGGCATCACAACGTAGCTAAG AAGCCCTTGGAGACCAGCTCCTCCAAAGTCAAAG CCAAGACCATTGTGATGATTCCCGACTCCCAGAAGCTCCTGCGATGTGAACTTGAGTCACTCAAGAGCCAGCTACAGGCCCAGACCAAG GCTTTCGAGTTCCTGAACCACTCAGTGACCATGTTGGAGAAGGAGAGCTGCTTGCAGCAAATCAAGATTCAGCAGCTTGAAG AGGTGCTGAGCCCCACAGGCCgccagggagagaaggagaggcacAAGAGGGGCATGGAGCAGGGCCAGCAGGAGCTGTATGGGGCCCTGGCCCAAGGCCTGCAGGGGCTGGAGAAGACCCTGCGTGACACTGAGGAGGTGCAGCGGGCCCGCACCACTCGCtgcctgcagctgctggcccaggaaATCCGGGACAG CAAGAAGTTCCTGTGGGAGGAACTGGAACTGGTGCGGGAGGAGGTGACCTTCATCTATCAGAAGCTCC AGGCGCAGGAGGATGAGATCTCAGAGAACCTGGTGAAcattcagaaaatgcagaaaacGCAGGTGAAATGCCGCAAA ATCCTGACCAAGATGAAGCAGCAGGGTCATGAGACAACTGCCTGGCCGGAGACTGAAGAGACACCGCAGGGAGCCAGTGGCTGCTGGAAGGATGACCTCCAGAAGGAACTGAGTGATATATG GACTCACCCCCACCACGGCCCCCAACCTTAG